The Magallana gigas chromosome 6, xbMagGiga1.1, whole genome shotgun sequence genome includes the window tatagatatgtatttacagtgaaattctgacaattttgattttaatttttctttgttaactattttttttttttttacaattctagaatttttttttttgtatgtgttccaaaccttaattattattcaattcaattatttgtcccatttgaaattagcctagcgggggtattagtcccattaggacagttctagttttttttaaatgtatctaTTATTatgcgtatacatgtatgtatggcatttagccatgtacatgtacctgattTAGAAAAAACTTCTTTCCTCCAAAACCGCTTAATAGAAtgcacagccaaatgtaatatgtttacagtagtCCTACAATATTGGTCAAAAGTTATTGAATGATGCCCCAAAAAGTCCTTGAAAAGTCACCTTGTGGGTTATTCATTTGAGAGACAATCTTTTTTCTTACAAGAATTTTATTTGCTTTAATTTAATATGGAGCTAAATTGTCATTCTCTGGACAACAACATATTAACATCCACAAATTTGTATCTTTTTGTTGGACTGTTAAGACTAATGGTCTGCTGAATTGGTTCTTGTTTCATTTTAGAGGTTAGCAGGAGCTACGTTGCTGGTGTTTGCAAACAAACAAGATTTACCAGGGGCATTGCCTGCAGAAAAAATCAGAGAGGTACTGGCATACTTTATTTTTAGTGAAAGATGAGCACTGTGCACTGCCTGGCAGATTTATTTCCCCAATCATAAATAGgcttttttataaagttttaataaGTTAAAGTTCAGACtgctcaaaatattgaacttttctggttttagctcacctgagctgaaagctcaagtgagcttttgtGATCACTTTTTGGTCGGCGTCTGTCTTTTCGTCAGTCTGTAaacgttttacattttttacttcttctctagaaccacttggccaatttcaaccaaacatgGCACAAATCATAATTAAATGAAGAGGAcgcaagtttgttaaaatgaagggagataattaaaaactattaaaaatttgttggtttctgtaaaaaatcttctcaaaaactaattggCGAGAAAAGCTGTATTCTGCATGGAAAGCATCTTCAAGtgatgtagattcaagtttgttaaaatcataatccgtgggggtacggtggggcccaatgggggggttgaatttttacattggaatatatagagaaaattgttttaaaatcttcttctcaaaatcaaTTGGCCAGAGAAGCTATAACTTatgtggaaggatcctcagatagtgtagattcaagtttttcaaaccatgatccctgggggtatggTGGAGCCACAATTTGGGGTTGACTTACTTAATGAGTAGTGATACCGACACAAAGGTCAAAGCCTTCAGGGTCACCAataaacagtcaaaataaggTTGAAACAACATTTTGAGTGAAAGCCATTAGCCATGTTATTTTGGATGACCATCAATTAAATTCCAAGTCACAAGGTTTACTAAGCTATGCCTATTCAAAATTAATCTGTCAAAGAACTCAAGAGCTATAtgcttatgaaaaaaaaaacaactacatTGACAATGATGAATGACAACATTTATTATCCAGTCAAAAATTTACCAGTGTATTATTGTATCCAAGCTATTAAGactcttgtttttgttttgggcAGCTTCTGGATTTGGATAGTATCAAGACTCACCACTGGCTAATCCTGGGTTGCAGTGCAGTGACTGGGGATAATCTTCTGAAGGGGATTGACTGGGTTATTGATGATATAGCCTCACGAATATTTACCATGGATTAGAACATATCCACCAATCCAATGTCAAGTGATGGAAATCCTTTAATCGCTTAGATGTCAGCTTATTGACTATGCTTACAGTActtctaatatacatgtatatgaagaaGCAGGAATCTCCAGCTCCTGTAAATGGACATTTTGATCAAAGAACAGAGTGATATTCTTTGATCATTCTGTATACAAGAACATTTacacaaattagaaaaaaagttttcttaGATTCGCATCAATGTTTTGCAACATCAGCAATAGCAATGTGTTGATTTAAAAGTCAGAAATCTGTCCTTGTACCAGAATTTCTGCTATATTCTGTGTATcctaaataaaatgttttaaaaacattttttgataaatttcaggatcttatttacatatttaatacaAGTTATATAGATTATGCTCCAAATAATACTATGTATTATCTCTAGACAAGTTTATCTTTACAAAGTTATGCATAAATATCAAAAACCTTTTTCATGGCATTTTATACAGTATATATGAAGTAAAAAAGGTGTGCCAAGGACATTACGACTGTAGTAAGCATACCACAATTTTTGTGTGCCATAAATGCAAGTTTTTTGAATGGGAGGAAGTGTAGCTTCACAGCGTGTCaacttacatttatatatcaaGTTACAGGTCTTTGGCTAACCTACACACAAGTTATATACAATGGTATCTTTAATATGATGACCAATAAATATGAAGTTGGGTCCCATcagaataaaatttcaaaaaggtGTTGACTTCTCTGGGCAGGAAACCTATGTATAAGTTGAACACATGAGCCACAACAAGATGTACATTTAAGATATAAGTTTTATTAAGTAATGATGCATTAGGGTGGTGAAAATTTGATGCAGTATAAGGTGCTGTCCATACAGCCAATCACAGCCTCCTGTACACCATCACCGTCGATGTCCGCGGTGTCCATACTGTTAATCCAATCCGACGTCGGGAATTTATCCAGCAGCTGTATCAAGATAAACAAAACTGTGATtatgttaaacattatttttatattttgatttgttaaacataatttgattggcagtacatgtaaatgtcatGATTTTGAACCATAATTTGTCTAGTCAAAGTTGGCATCATACAATAAAATAGTGGGAAACGAATTCTGAATTACATATACCAGTACCTTCTTTTTCAAATGAACTCCTAATTATAACGAAATACCGGTAATTGTTTCATCCCTTATAGTGCACACCTTTAATTTTTGCTATATAACTTACAATCAAATAAGACATAACAACTGGTATATTAAAATAGTTGCTGTAGAGCAAACCTTGCCATCCGAGTAGATCTGGAGCTCGTTGAAGTAACCCGCACACAGAAGGAGATCCTGCTCCAAGTCGGGGAAAGGGAGCTTACTCAGGCTGGTGATTGGGTACTGAGCATTAGCAAACTCCGTAATCTATAACAATAATCATATGCACCATATAAGTTcttgtatgaaaaatattttaatttttatgtgcCTTTGAAAACTATTAAACATGACATTCCAAAATTTCTTTTGTGAGAGAGTTTTTAGAGATCAGGAATTTCCCTTGTTTCTAGTTGGTAAAAGTTGTGTGCATGTACACTTTTACAAAGTTTATGCATTGGGAGATTATCATATACTAATCTGCCTTCAAGTAATGTTACTGATTCCGGTtgtttttctcttgttttcaacaatttttacaatatatctTATCTACAgactttaaaaataaaccatttaaaCTTACCgaaaaattattgaatataaataGAGCTCCAGTGTCTGACCCCAATGCAACTTGTTCACCAGATCCTGAACCTGAGGTTGATGTCAAGGTCACAGGAAGTTTTTCAGATTTCACAAAATTTCCACTGCACATCTATTCAAGAGCCATCAAATAAAATCTCGGTAAATTGTAGGATAAAcacatgaaaaatttaaaaatgttgtgtTTTACTTGGAGATAAACACTTACAGCTGTTATAATACTTGGAGTCTTAATCACCATGACAACGGTCCCTTGATGGATGACATACATCTGACAATCACTGTCTGACACAAGGACATAACTAGATTTCTGATTGTGTTCATCGGTTAGATTAACTGTTAACTGACATTTCACTGACAGAGCGGAACTACGAACCTGAGGGgaaaaataaaagtacattCAATTTATCAATAATACAGTTATATTTGTCTTCATGAACACAGAGATAAAAATACTTAGTGCCTTATTCTACATACTGTAGTACATCTATTTAAGTTCTTTACTTTTAAGTattgtttcatttcatttgcATTCTATTCTTCACTACTggaatatttttcttcaattccTTGATTTACCTCATTTAACTTGAGTTCATTGAGATTAATCCGCCATAGCACATTGGATG containing:
- the LOC105342388 gene encoding uncharacterized protein, whose amino-acid sequence is MKLKENAPFSITELWSIKTKYKFNCLCLNTLFRETGLNLAVGGEDGVIRVYDLTKEDGYKSPQLSLETKSGPVQAMKIEDITKFYHNDLVTVDSCGMMTVFCNRQILCRQSITDSCLNCLQIQKDKTGNLAIILSSDSGTVCGVLPSNVLWRINLNELKLNEVRSSALSVKCQLTVNLTDEHNQKSSYVLVSDSDCQMYVIHQGTVVMVIKTPSIITAMCSGNFVKSEKLPVTLTSTSGSGSGEQVALGSDTGALFIFNNFSITEFANAQYPITSLSKLPFPDLEQDLLLCAGYFNELQIYSDGKLLDKFPTSDWINSMDTADIDGDGVQEAVIGCMDSTLYCIKFSPP